The following coding sequences are from one Pseudomonas oryzae window:
- a CDS encoding DUF6306 domain-containing protein, which translates to MSASLEELLQTLISAERAGVQVASASLRECTGPSLKPLLERILAGEGESCRRLLTCMKHLDVEPNRETGSFHDKAMAIADMQQRLAFIDRGQQWVIRKLREHLPQCSDPLVRDELEAVLRIHEENSAAAQA; encoded by the coding sequence ATGTCCGCATCACTCGAAGAACTGCTGCAAACCCTGATCAGCGCCGAGCGCGCGGGGGTTCAGGTGGCCTCGGCCAGCCTGCGCGAATGCACGGGCCCGAGCCTCAAGCCACTACTGGAGCGGATCCTTGCCGGCGAGGGGGAAAGCTGCCGGCGTCTGCTCACCTGCATGAAGCATCTGGACGTGGAACCGAACCGCGAGACGGGGAGCTTTCACGACAAGGCGATGGCGATAGCCGACATGCAACAACGCCTGGCATTCATCGACCGCGGCCAGCAATGGGTGATCCGCAAGCTGCGCGAGCATCTGCCGCAGTGCAGCGACCCGCTGGTGCGCGACGAACTGGAAGCGGTACTGCGCATCCACGAGGAGAACAGCGCAGCCGCGCAGGCCTGA
- the cysS gene encoding cysteine--tRNA ligase yields the protein MTLSIYSTLSKSKDEFKPLEGNKVRMYVCGMTVYDFCHIGHARVMVAFDVVARWLRHRGYELTYVRNITDIDDKIIKRANENGESFQDLVGRMIAAMHEDEARLNVLRPDIEPRATDHIAGMHAMIQTLIDKGFAYAPGNGDVYYRVGKFEGYGKLSRRKIEDLKIGARIEVDEAKEDPLDFVLWKGAKPGEPSWESPWGAGRPGWHIECSVMSTCCLGETFDIHGGGPDLVFPHHENEIAQSEAATGKLYANAWMHAGAVRVDGEKMSKSLGNFFTIREVLEKYHPEVVRYLLVSSHYRSPINYSEDSLREAKGALERFYNGLKGLPDAAPAGGEEFALRFGAAMDDDFNSPEACAVLFEMIREVNRLRESDLNAAAGLAARLKELAGVLGVLQLEPDAFLQAGAAGKVDAAEVDALIAARLQARAEKNWAESDRIRDQLTAMGVVLEDGKGGTTWRLAE from the coding sequence ATGACGCTCTCCATCTACAGCACCCTGTCCAAGAGCAAGGACGAGTTCAAGCCGCTGGAAGGCAACAAGGTGCGCATGTACGTGTGCGGCATGACCGTCTACGACTTCTGCCACATCGGCCACGCGCGGGTGATGGTGGCGTTTGACGTGGTCGCCCGCTGGCTGCGCCATCGCGGCTATGAGCTGACCTACGTGCGCAACATCACCGACATCGACGACAAGATCATCAAGCGCGCCAACGAGAACGGCGAGTCGTTCCAGGATCTGGTGGGGCGCATGATCGCCGCCATGCACGAGGACGAGGCGCGCCTCAACGTGCTGCGTCCGGACATCGAGCCGCGTGCCACCGACCATATCGCCGGCATGCACGCGATGATCCAGACCCTGATCGACAAGGGCTTCGCCTACGCCCCGGGCAACGGCGACGTCTACTACCGGGTCGGCAAGTTCGAGGGCTACGGCAAGCTGTCGCGGCGCAAGATCGAGGACCTGAAGATCGGCGCGCGCATCGAGGTCGACGAGGCCAAGGAAGATCCGCTCGACTTCGTGCTGTGGAAGGGCGCCAAGCCGGGCGAGCCGAGCTGGGAATCGCCCTGGGGCGCCGGGCGTCCGGGCTGGCACATCGAGTGCTCGGTGATGTCCACCTGCTGCCTGGGCGAGACCTTCGACATCCACGGCGGCGGTCCGGACCTGGTGTTCCCGCACCACGAGAACGAGATCGCGCAGAGCGAGGCGGCCACCGGCAAGCTGTACGCCAACGCCTGGATGCACGCCGGCGCGGTGCGCGTCGACGGCGAGAAGATGTCCAAATCGCTGGGCAACTTCTTCACCATCCGCGAGGTGCTGGAGAAGTACCATCCCGAGGTGGTGCGCTACCTCTTGGTGTCCAGCCACTACCGCAGCCCGATCAACTACTCCGAGGACAGCCTGCGCGAGGCCAAGGGCGCGCTGGAGCGCTTCTACAACGGCCTCAAGGGCCTGCCGGACGCGGCGCCTGCCGGTGGCGAGGAGTTCGCCCTGCGCTTCGGCGCGGCGATGGACGACGACTTCAACTCGCCGGAAGCCTGCGCGGTGCTGTTCGAGATGATCCGCGAGGTCAATCGCCTGCGCGAGAGCGACCTGAACGCTGCCGCCGGCTTGGCCGCGCGCCTCAAGGAACTGGCCGGTGTGCTCGGCGTGCTGCAGCTCGAGCCGGACGCCTTCCTGCAGGCCGGCGCCGCGGGTAAGGTCGACGCCGCCGAGGTCGATGCGCTGATCGCTGCGCGCCTGCAGGCACGCGCCGAGAAGAACTGGGCCGAATCCGACCGCATCCGCGACCAGCTCACCGCCATGGGCGTGGTGCTGGAGGACGGTAAGGGCGGCACCACCTGGCGCCTGGCCGAGTAA